A single region of the Rattus rattus isolate New Zealand chromosome 8, Rrattus_CSIRO_v1, whole genome shotgun sequence genome encodes:
- the LOC116907115 gene encoding olfactory receptor 7G2-like has protein sequence MWPLISPPLLIFFRNTEYRNQTFASGFILLGLTDDPELQLILFGIFLFMYLVTVLGNLIIILAVILDSHLHTPMYFFLSNLSFTDICFITSTVPKMLVNIQRQNNAISYTDCLTQMYFVVFLGGMENFLLAAMAYDRYVAICHPLRYTVMMNPSICIVLTLLSILSSMIDALLHSLLVLRLSFCTYFEIPHFFCELAHVIKLSCSDTLINNIVIYMATFIFGGLPFWGIILSYVKIVSSVLKQPSKRHSYKALSTCGSHLSVVSLFYGSVIGVYISFAVTDSTRKTAVASVLYTVVPQMLNPFVYSLRNKDMKEAMRKLSVGIV, from the coding sequence ATGTGGCCATTGATTTCACCACCTCTACTCATATTCTTCAGGAACACAGAATATAGAAATCAAACATTTGCATCAGGATTTATTCTTCTGGGACTGACAGATGATCCAGAACTGCAGCTCATTCTTTTTGGAATCTTCCTCTTCATGTACCTGGTCACAGTGCTAGGAAACCTCATCATTATCTTGGCTGTAATCCTTGACTCCCACCTCCATACTCCAATGTACTTCTTTCTCTCTAACTTATCCTTTACTGACATCTGCTTCATCACCAGTACTGTCCCAAAGATGCTAGTGAACATCCAGAGACAGAACAATGCCATCAGTTACACAGATTGCCTTACACAGATgtactttgttgtttttcttggtgGAATGGAAAACTTTCTTCTCGCGGCAATGGcttatgatcgctatgtggcaATCTGCCATCCACTTAGATACACAGTCATGATGAATCCTAGCATCTGTATTGTACTAACTTTGCTCTCCATACTCAGTAGCATGATAGATGCCCTGCTACATAGTCTGTTGGTGTTGCGACTATCCTTCTGCACATATTTTGAAattccccacttcttctgtgaACTTGCTCATGTAATCAAGCTGTCATGTTCTGACACACTTATCAATAACATAGTCATATACATGGCAACTTTCATATTTGGTGGACTTCCATTTTGGGgcattattttatcttatgttaaAATTGTCTCTTCAGTTTTGAAACAGCCTTCAAAAAGACACAGTTACAAGGCCCTTTCCACCTGTGGGTCTCACTTGTCAGTTGTTTCTCTGTTTTATGGTTCAGTGATTGGGGTCTATATCAGCTTTGCAGTGACTGACTCAACTAGAAAGACTGCAGTGGCTTCAGTACTGTATACTGTGGTTCCTCAGATGCTGAACCCCTTTGTGTATAGTCTAAGGAACAAAGATATGAAAGAAGCTATGAGGAAATTAAGTGTTGGTATTGTGtaa